GCACCTGCTGCCGATATGGGATGGTCGGAAGCCACGATGAGGGAGTCTTTCTTCTTTAGCAATATGAGTCCGCAGGAGCCCAGCTTCAATCGGGGCGTATGGAAGGAGCTGGAGGAGCAGGTGCGCGCATGGGCTATCGATAACGGGAGGCTTTACATCGCAACAGGACCTGTTCTTCGCGCTGGACTTGCCAAAATTGGCTCGGATGGTGTTGCCGTACCCCGTTACTACTATAAGGTTATTCTCGATTACACCGAACCTGGGCTAAAAGCTATTGGATTTATTATGCCCAACCAGGGTAGCGATCTTCCGGTTAGGCATTTTGCCGTATCGGTTGATAGCGTTGAGCATTTTACGGGCATCAACTTCTTCTATCAGCTCCCCGATGATGTGGAAAAGCGCCTCGAAGCAAAGGTTGATCCTAATCTTTGGAGCTGGAAGCGTAAGAAATCGCACTAAAGGCCTACTTATACCGATGATCTTGGCCACTTTGGTCTTGATTCTTGCATCTTTAATTGATATCTTTTCGAAAAAGAACCTACCATGAAGAAGTTTGCTATAGTACTTTCAGGATGTGGCGTACAAGATGGCGCCGAGATTCACGAATCCATCATGGCGATGCTTGCCGTTGATATGGCTGGCTGCTCGTACCAGCTGTTTGCTCCCGATGTTGAGCAATTTCGTGTGGTAAACCACCTGACGGGCGAGAAAGTTAGCGAAAAGAGAAATGTTCTTGTTGAATCGGCCCGTATTGCCCGTGGAAACATCAAGCCGCTGGGCGAATACCGTGCGGCTGATTACGACGCGCTGCTCTTCCCCGGCGGATTTGGCGCGGCGCTTAACCTCAGCACCTACGGTAGCGATGGGCAGCGCATGAAAGTTAACCCCGAGGTGGAGCGAGCCGTTAAGAAGGCCTACGATCAGAAGAAAATGATCGGTGCAATGTGCATCGCTCCCGTTGCTATCGCCAAAATATTGGGTAAAGGGGTGCTCACCATTGGTTCGGATAGGGGAACTGCTGCCGATATCGAAAGCTTTGGGGCAAAGCACGAGAATTCGGGGAAGGGCGAGGTTGTGGTAGACGCGAATAATAGGCTATTCACAACGCCATGCTATATGCTGAACTCTACCATTAAGGATATCTTCGAGGGGGCTACCAATTTGGTTGCCCAAATGGTGAATGCGATGCGGTAAATGGCTTCATGCCGCCCGTTGTGCCTTGATATGCGCCCTACCGGTGGGTTGTTTTTCCCTTTTTTCGGTCTTTTGAGCGTTGCGGTACGCCTGTTTATCCCTTTATGATGGCATAGTAGAGCCTATTTTGTGGTTGTTTTACAAATAGGCTCTTTTTATTTGCTTACTTTAATTGAAGTTGGCGATTATGGAGCGCCTATTTACGATAATCATGAGTTGTGCAGCTCTATTTTTCATAATATCTACTATCTTGCGGTAAATTTTGAATCGTATGATACACACTTTAGTGGTATCGCTGCCATCGCTGATAACGTTATTTTGGGCAGCCACGCTAACTTTTGATAGGCAAAGGGATAATAGGGCCCGTAGGTTTCTTCCGGTATTCATGTTCACGGCATTTTTGCTATATGTCTGCTACATTCCCTTTTTCAACGGGCAGATACAGCGCTTTGTATACCTGCTTCCCCTGTACACCATGGCCAGTTTGCTGGTTTTTCCGATGTACTACCACTATATCTGCTTGGTGACAACCTATCAGCGCTACCAGCCCCGATTTTTGCTCCACTATCTGCCGGCTTTCCTGTACTTTATAGCCCTTGGCGTGGGCGTTTTGACGCTTTCGGGGAAAGATTTGGTGATTATCGAGCAAGCAGTGGCAAAAAACCACTTCGCGCAGCTACTTTTCTCGTCGGGGAGGGCCTCTTTTGTGGCAATTCTGTTCGTTTCCTCGCGAATTGTCTTTGCTGGGCTGGTAATTTTTACGCTTGTCAACAACTTTAGGCGCATTCGGGTGTACAATGTCTCCATTCGCGACTTCTTTTCCAACCCCGAGGCCCGTAATATCAACAATCTATCGTTCATTCTCTTCGCGCTATCGGTAACTTCCATCCTTAGCATCGTTTTCAATGCCATCGGCTTTCAATTTTTTAGTAAAAGCGACTGGCTGCTGATCATTCCTTCCGGCATTCTTAGCTCGATGCTCTACCTTATCGGCTTTGTGGGGAATCGGCAGGAGCAGGTTTGCCTTGAAGTTGAGTGCGAGGAGGAGAAATTTATGGAGGAGCAGAAGGTTGATGGCGTTGACATCGTCGACGATTCCTTTATTCAGCGGTTCGACGAGTGCTTTTTCGAGAAAGAGCTCTACCTGAAGAAGGATTTGAAGATTTGGGACGTGTGCGATGCCATCGAATCCAACCGTACCTACATTTCGAACTACATCAACAGGAGCTTTGGCCTTAACTTTTGCTCGTTTGTCAACCAAAAGCGGGTGGAGCATGCCATGAAGATGCTTTCCATCGAGGAAAATGACATCTACAGCCTGAACTATATTGCCGAGGAGTCGGGTTTCAGCTCCATGAACTCTTTTTACAGGGCCTTTGCCAAGGAGTACGGCATGAGCCCCGGTAAGTTTAGGCAGGTTCGCCCGCTTTCGGCCTCCAAGGAGGCTGTTGGAGCCGCATCGTAGCCATAATTCTGCGGTCCTACCCCTACAGCAGTACTTAAAACATAGCTTATTGCCTTTTACACGAGCCAAATGTGCCTGTGTAAAGGGCAATAAGCATTTCCGCGCACTTTGGGCGGGTGGCTTACGGTTGTATCCTGCGGCTTTAGCGAGTAGGTAACCTTTTTTGTCAAAAGGTAAATTATGCACCTTATGGCATTAGCATCGTTTGCAGGGGATGCTTGCCCGCAGTACATTTGTCCAAGCGTTAAGGGAAGCGCTTTTATAGTGTAGTACATTTTTTTCTCCCACATACTAGTGTTTTCAGAAGTTAGGTTTAGCATTATTGACTAATGTTTTTAATCAAAAAGGTTCTAAAGGGAATTACTATTGTGAAATAGATGAAAGAACTACTTTTGATCTGAAGTTTCAAGGGCGCACTCGCGAAGAGTCCGCCCTTATTTCGTACTTATACCCGATATCTTTACCGAAAGGGCTAGCTTGCTCGGCCTTTTTACCTCCTTTTCCTCGACATTATTTATCTTTTGAAGCTAATATGGCGCTAAGCTGGCTGAATGTGGCACCTCACGCGCTGCTCGGCGCTCTTTCTGGGCGTATTGTATGCGCCTGCTCCTGCTTTTCGATGGCAGCACCTCGTAGGTGTTCATTAGACAGCCGCTGTAGGCGTAATTGTGCGCGTTTTGGGCGTTGTGCGCTATCCGATGGCACTAATTGGGCGAAAACGACGAAGGGCACCTGCTTAAGCAGGTGCCCTTCGTCGTTTTATGGGGGGCGCGCTATTCCTCTGGATTCTTCTTGTTCTTCGTAACCTTCTTGGTTGTCTTCTTATTGGTGGTGTAGCTTACGTTGAAGCCCCATTCGGCTAGCACTTTTGGATTCTTTTCGTTG
This window of the uncultured Acetobacteroides sp. genome carries:
- a CDS encoding helix-turn-helix domain-containing protein; protein product: MIHTLVVSLPSLITLFWAATLTFDRQRDNRARRFLPVFMFTAFLLYVCYIPFFNGQIQRFVYLLPLYTMASLLVFPMYYHYICLVTTYQRYQPRFLLHYLPAFLYFIALGVGVLTLSGKDLVIIEQAVAKNHFAQLLFSSGRASFVAILFVSSRIVFAGLVIFTLVNNFRRIRVYNVSIRDFFSNPEARNINNLSFILFALSVTSILSIVFNAIGFQFFSKSDWLLIIPSGILSSMLYLIGFVGNRQEQVCLEVECEEEKFMEEQKVDGVDIVDDSFIQRFDECFFEKELYLKKDLKIWDVCDAIESNRTYISNYINRSFGLNFCSFVNQKRVEHAMKMLSIEENDIYSLNYIAEESGFSSMNSFYRAFAKEYGMSPGKFRQVRPLSASKEAVGAAS
- a CDS encoding DNA/RNA non-specific endonuclease, with product MKIRYYFLLLLLLSLSVFAAQNNRGAVNEVKYELPKADSRSQIVQHTGYTLSYSEANEQASWVAYVLTKEHVETRGIKRTNKFIEDPLVKTGSATNADYAHSGYDRGHLAPAADMGWSEATMRESFFFSNMSPQEPSFNRGVWKELEEQVRAWAIDNGRLYIATGPVLRAGLAKIGSDGVAVPRYYYKVILDYTEPGLKAIGFIMPNQGSDLPVRHFAVSVDSVEHFTGINFFYQLPDDVEKRLEAKVDPNLWSWKRKKSH
- the elbB gene encoding isoprenoid biosynthesis glyoxalase ElbB codes for the protein MKKFAIVLSGCGVQDGAEIHESIMAMLAVDMAGCSYQLFAPDVEQFRVVNHLTGEKVSEKRNVLVESARIARGNIKPLGEYRAADYDALLFPGGFGAALNLSTYGSDGQRMKVNPEVERAVKKAYDQKKMIGAMCIAPVAIAKILGKGVLTIGSDRGTAADIESFGAKHENSGKGEVVVDANNRLFTTPCYMLNSTIKDIFEGATNLVAQMVNAMR